The Deltaproteobacteria bacterium DNA segment ACGCAGGAGATGAGCCAAAAGGGCACGTTGCTAAAGTTCAAGTTTTCGATTCCGGACAACATGCCCGAGAGCGAAGAGCCGTCGTCGAATTACAGGTACTGGACGATTAACGTTACTTCCGGCGATATCGCCGGAATAGACCTTTCGCAAAGCTTCAATGTGGAGGTAAGGAGGACGGAGGCCCCGCTCAAGTCGTCTGTGAAAGAAGACGCTGCCGCGGCCCTGGATGCCGCCATGCGGCCGCCAAGGGGCGTTATCATCGGCGCAGACTCCTCTGGCGGCATGAGATTTTTTTATCCGTCAAGGAGAAATAGAGGTGCGGCAGTTTTTTTGTTTGGTATGGTGGCGGTTTTCGCGGTCGGCCCTTTCATAGGGTTTCATATTCTCGGCCGTTTATCGGGTGGAGCGCATCCGGGAATGTTTGGTCCGTTTGCCCCCGTGTTTATAGGCACAGGCGCTTTGGTTGTGCTTGTTTTTGCGGCGCTTGCCGTCCTTGTTGTCTTCGGTTCGCTCGAGGTGATAGTGAGTGGCGCCTCGGTGCGTAGTGTCGGCAGGGTTCTAGGTTTCACTATTAGCAGGCGCGAGATGGCGCTTGCCGATATTGACGCATTTGAATATAAGACCACGGCTCAGGCCGGTGATCCGGAGGCCGGTAACGTCAAGGTGAGTATCTATGCGAGATCGAAGACAGGACAAAAGATTATTGTTGCAAACGGCCTCTTGGGCTTTGCCGACGCGGCAAACGTAAAGTCCATGTTCGAGTCGCTTACCGGCAAGGGCAAGGCCGGGTAAAGCTGGTGTAGCCGTCCCGGGTTGCATCCCCGAACGTTTTTTTATTTCACCACTTGTCTTCGGTTCTTGGCGTCGCAAAATGTTTCAGTAAAATACTGAATAAGAGGAGGCGTTCATCGTGGATAATTACGCTGTAAGCGGCGTTGTAAGGTCCAAGGCAACAAAGTCGGCTGTTGTAAGCATAGTGCTTGCAGTTGTATGGATAGTCATTCTGGCGATAATCCTGTCGATGGCCTTATCGGACGGCGCCAAAACCCCTGTGCCGACGATGATATTTATCGGGTTCATAGCTCTGGTTTGCGCCTTTTTTATTTATAATGCCGCGCTCGGTGTGCTGCAGGCCGTAAAGTTCGGCTCCGTTGAGCTTATGATGGACCCCAACCCAGGCTCTATCGGCGGCGAGGCCGGAGGCGTTACGGAGATTCCCGTGCCTTTCGATAAGGATAATGTATTTTTTGTGTCGCTACGCTGCATTCACCGTGTTGGCGGCGGTGGCGGCAGGCGCAGCAGGGTATCGAGCACCGTTCTCTGGCAGCATCAAAAGCGGGCAACGCAGGAGCCGTGCGAAAAAGGGACGCGCCTGAAGTTCAAGTTCGCCGTTCCGGGCAATATGTCTGAGAGCGAGGCGCCGTCATGGAATTACAAGTACTGGCTGGTAGGCGTTTCCTCCGGAGATATCAAGGGGCTGGACTTTGCCCAGAGCTTCGTTGTCAATGTCGTGAGGACGGCGGCGCCGCTAAAGTCATCCATAGAAGAAGCCCCGGGGGTAGAGTTGGAGACTTTCTCTATAAGGTCTTCGGTTGACGTCGAGATAGGCGCTGACGGCGCAGGCGGCATGCGGTTCTTCTATCCTGCATGGAGAAAGAAAATCCGCGTGGCCGTGCTGGCTGTCATAGCCGTTCTTTTCGGGGTTCTGATTTACGCAATCGGCAGGGCCCCTGGCGGAGCCACGCCGGTTGCGGCCTATGTGCCGTTTACCGTGCTTTTTTTGCTGTTTTCAGGGCTTGCCGTTTATGCGGCCCTGAATTCGCTGGAGGTCGTTGTTACGTCCTCTGTGGTGCGCTCCGCAAAGAAGGTCATGGGCTTTGTCGTGAAGCAAAGAGAGATGAATGTTTCCGATATAGCGTTTTTCGAGTGCATGAAAGGTATTCACGCGAAGAATGCCGCGCCCGAAGATATAAGGTTCAATATCGTAGCAAGCTCGAAGAACGGCAGGAAGATGTACGTTGGCGATAATATTCTAGGAGAGGTGGAGGCAGCCAATGTCAGGTCCATGCTGGAGGCTATCACAGGAGTTACGCCAAAACCCAAAAAAGAGGATAAGCAGGAGAGGTTATAGTTTGCGGCTAAAGACGTAAACCGCCCATATCCTTTTGATATTAAACGCTTATTTTCTTGACACAGGGCTTTTATGTGATAAAATACCTTTTTGCCGCATGAAGCTTTGTGCGGCATAGGATTTTCAGGCGCGGCGCCTTTTGGTGTTGCTCTGCTTTTTTTCTTGAAAATCAAGCGGTTACACAGGCGCGTAGCTCAGGGGTAGAGCGCTACCTTGACACGGTAGAGGTCGGCGGTTCGAAACCGCCCGTGCCTACCATTTATCCGAAGAAGGCGTCTTCCTTCTTTCCGGTTCCGGAGGGAGGCGCCTTTTTGTTTGCATTACGGCAGGGAGGCCGATGGTAAAGGTCAGTTTGCAGGGCGGCAAAGAGGGGAGTTTTTCAGAGGGAACCCTCGTATTGGACGCCATAAAAGAGCTGGATAAAGAGCTCTACAAGGACGCTGTTGCCGTAAAGATGGACGGCGTGCTACGTGACTTGACCGTCAAGCTTGACGGCAATGCAAGTAGCATCGAGGTCATCACGTCATCTACGCGCGACGGGCTCGAGGTAATAAGGCATTCAGCCGCGCACATCATGGCAGAGGCGGTGCAGTCGCTCTTTCCAAACGTTAAGATTGCCATAGGCCCGGCCATAGAGGACGGCTTTTACTACGACTTTGACACAGAGCGTCCGTTTACGCCCGAGGATATAGAGAAGATAGAAGAAAAGATGCGCGAGCTTGTAAAGGCAAACAGCCGTTTCTCTCGCGAGGACATGCCAAAGGCCGATGCGTTAAAGCTCTTCAAGGATAGGGGAGAGATTTACAAAGAAGAGCTCATAAAAGAGATTAACGATAAGACCGTCAGCGTGTATAAGCAGGGCAGCTTCGTAGACCTTTGCAGGGGCCCTCACATCACGGCATCGGGAAGGGTAAAGGCATTTAAGCTTACTGCCACAGCCGGAGCGTACTGGAGAGGCAATGAAAAAAACAAGATGCTCCAGCGTGTGTACGGCACGGCATTCGCATCGAAGAAAGAATTAGACGATTATCTCGCGAGGCTCGAGGAAGCGAAGAAAAGGGACCATAGAAGGATTGGCAGGGAGCTCGACCTCTTCTCCATAAACGACGAGATAGGGCCGGGCCTTGTTCTCTGGCATCCAAACGGCGCAATGGTGCGCCACTTAATAGAGACGTTTTGGAAGGGTGAGCACATAAAGGGCGGGTATGAGTTAATCAATACGCCGCATGTTGCGAAAGTTGATTTGTGGAAGACAAGCGGGCACTGGGATTTCTACAAGGACAATCTCTACAGCCCCATGGACGTCGAGGGTCAGGATTACATAGTAAAGCCCATGAACTGTCCGTTCCACATACAGATATACAAGAGCAGCCTTAGAAGCTACCGCGATCTTCCTGTAAGGTACGCGGAGCTTGGCACGGTTTGCAGGTACGAACGCTCGGGTGTGCTGCACGGGTTACTCAGGGTGCGCGGCTTTACGCAGGACGACGCGCATATATACATGACGCCCTCGCAGCTCGAGACCGAGATAAAAGGGGTGTTGAAATTTACCCTTTACATCCTGCGTTCTTTCGGTTTTAATGATTATGACGTGTATCTTAGCACCAGGCCCGAGAAATACGTGGGTTCGCTCGAAAACTGGGCAAAGGCAGAGGCGGCGCTAAAGGCCGCGCTCGAGAGCGAGGGGCTTAAGTACGAGGTAGACCCGGGCGAGGGAGTTTTCTACGGCCCGAAGATAGACATAAAGATAAAGGACGTCATCGGCAGAAGCTGGCAGTGCTCGACCATACAGGTCGACTTCAACCTTCCCGAGCGTTTCGGCGTCACCTACAGGGACGAAAAGGGCGAGAACGCGCAGGCCATCATGATTCACCGCGCTCTGATGGGCTCGCTGGAAAGGTTCTTTGGCTGCCTCATCGAGCACTATGCCGGGGCCTTTCCGTTCTGGCTTGCTCCGGTGCAGGCGATTGTGCTTACGGTAACGGATAG contains these protein-coding regions:
- the thrS gene encoding threonine--tRNA ligase, giving the protein MVKVSLQGGKEGSFSEGTLVLDAIKELDKELYKDAVAVKMDGVLRDLTVKLDGNASSIEVITSSTRDGLEVIRHSAAHIMAEAVQSLFPNVKIAIGPAIEDGFYYDFDTERPFTPEDIEKIEEKMRELVKANSRFSREDMPKADALKLFKDRGEIYKEELIKEINDKTVSVYKQGSFVDLCRGPHITASGRVKAFKLTATAGAYWRGNEKNKMLQRVYGTAFASKKELDDYLARLEEAKKRDHRRIGRELDLFSINDEIGPGLVLWHPNGAMVRHLIETFWKGEHIKGGYELINTPHVAKVDLWKTSGHWDFYKDNLYSPMDVEGQDYIVKPMNCPFHIQIYKSSLRSYRDLPVRYAELGTVCRYERSGVLHGLLRVRGFTQDDAHIYMTPSQLETEIKGVLKFTLYILRSFGFNDYDVYLSTRPEKYVGSLENWAKAEAALKAALESEGLKYEVDPGEGVFYGPKIDIKIKDVIGRSWQCSTIQVDFNLPERFGVTYRDEKGENAQAIMIHRALMGSLERFFGCLIEHYAGAFPFWLAPVQAIVLTVTDRNNEYAETVAKKLRAAGIRAEADLRNEKLGFKIREAELRKIPYMVVTGDSEAEKGLVTPRAKDKKELGAMAVDEFVSMLSKDNKPEGGGYL